The Methylocaldum marinum genome includes the window GATTATTCGACGCTTTACGTCCTGGTGGCCTTGTCTTTCGTCCTGATGCTGCCGCTTGGGGCCAAGGTGCTGACCGGGCACCGCGATGCCTTCGCGTGGCGTTCGTCTTCTCACGGGAAGCCGGTGCTCGAACAGCTCAAGGCGCTCTTCGGCCATCGGGAGATTGCGGAGACCAGTCTGATCGCCTTCGCCACCTTCGGCGCCTCCTCCTTCTACGGCGCCTTCATCCTGATCATCGCCATCGAACGGTTCGATCTCTCCGAGGCAGCGGCGGCGCCGCTGATTCTGGGGCAGGGCGTCAGCTACATCGCGGCTTTGCTCTTTCTGGGAGGCGCCCTGGAAACCTTGGGACGGCATGTTTACTACCGGGCGGCCTACGCGGTGGCCGTGTTGGGGCTGGTGCTGCTCGGGTTCGCCGAGAGGCTGCCGGCTCTTTGGATAGGCGCGGTTCTGTTGGGACTCGGTCTGGGCATGGTGGCGGTCGCCAATGTGGTCCGCCAGGCCGCCGTCAGCGATCTGCTCGGACGCGGCAACGTGGCCGGCGCCGGCAATCCGCCCGCGGCTCTCGGCGCCTGGGCCGGGGCGTTCGTCGGCGGCGCGCTGGGCGGCTGGATCGGCTTGCAGAACGTCTTCCTGGTGTTCATCGGCAGCTTCGCGGTGTTGTTCTGGTTCGAACTGCCGCGCCCAACCCGAGACAAGGTCCGCGCTTCGTTAGCCGGCCTCGCGGTATCCGTTCCGCTTGCTCGCCGTTTGGGCGTCCCGGCTGAAGGTGTGGAGAGGAGAGTGTCGGAATGAGCCTTCGCTCTTCGATCCCCGCCGCTAGTTTCGAACGCCGTTTCCCGATCGACGAGGGAGCGAACTTTTCATCCTAAAAACCGCAGTTGTCTTTCCGAAATGACCGCAATGCCCCATCAGCCGCCGCATTCCCTCACCCCAACCCCTCTCCCAGAGGGCGAGGGGCTCAACGCCCTTCTCCCTTTGGGAGAAGGGCTGGGGATGAGAGCCTGGCGCGGTTCAGGTGGTATCCAACGGCCGGATTTAGGTTCATCGTTTTCATCCACCCAAGGACACTTCCCGACATGAACAGACGCTCCGAACGCCGCGGGCTACTGCTCGCCGGCTTTTTCGTTCTGCATACCGTCGCCGCGCAGGAGACGCTGCCGAAACCCGATCCGGGCTTCCAGGGCACGATCGGCGAGACCCGCAAGGATTCGGTGCCGGCCTGGCCGGCGCAACCGGTAGCGCCGAAAGGCGCGCCCAACGTGGTACTGATCCTGCTGGATGACGCCGGTTTCGGTGCCGCTGCCACCTTCGGCGGTCCCGCCGCGACACCCGACCTCGACCGGCTCGCCTCGGAAGGGTTGCGCTACAACCGTTTCCATACCACGGCCCTATGCTCGCCGACTCGCGCCTCGCTCCTAACCGGGCGCAACCATCACCAGGCCGGCTTCGGCGTCGTGATCGAGACCGCTCGCGGCTATCCCGGCTACAACGGCTACTGGCGCAAGGATACGGTATCGGTGGCCGAAGTCTTGCGCCGCAACGGCTACAGCACCGCCGCGTTCGGCAAATGGCACAACACGCCCGCCGCCGAAGTCACGCCGGTAGGTCCCTACGACCGCTGGCCGACCCATTTAGGCTTCGAATACTTTTACGGATTCCAGGGCGGTGAAACCAACCAGTGGGAGCCGCAGTTGTACCGTAACACCGAAGCGGTGGAGCCGCGGAAAACGCCGGAACAAGGCTATCACCTGACCGCCGATCTGGCGGACGAAGCCATCGGCTGGCTTCGCAAACAGCGCTCCCTGGCGCCGAACAAGCCGTTCTTTCTCTACTTCGCGACCGGCGCTACCCATGCCCCTTTGCACGTGCCCAAAGAATGGATCGATAAATACCGGGGGCGGTTCGACCAGGGTTGGGACAAGCTACGCGAAGAGATCTTCGAGCGGCAGAAGCGCTTGGGTGTGATCCCGGCGAATGCCGAACTGACCCCCAGGCCCAAGGAGCTACCCGCTTGGGATTCCCTGAGTCCTGATCAGAAACGCTTGTACGCGCGGCAGATGGAAGTCTATGCGGCTTTCCTGTCCCATACCGACTACGAAGTGGGGCGGCTTCTCGGCACCGTACGGCAGACCGGACAGTGGGACAACACCTTGGTGCTCTATGTCGTCGGCGACAACGGCGGCAGCGCCGAGGGCACGCTGGACGGTTCGATACGCAATATCGCCAGTTTCTTCGGAACCCGCGACGACGTGGCGACCCAATTGGCGCATATCGACGAGCTAGGCAGCCCCTTGCACGACAACCATTACGCGGTTCCCTGGGCCTGGGCCACCAACTCGCCTTTCCAATGGACCAAGCAAGTGGCCTCTCATTTCGGCGGCACCCGCAATCCCCTGGTGGTCTCTTGGCCGGCGCGCATCAAACAGCCGGGCGGGCTGCGCAGCCAATTCCACCATGTCAACGACGTGGCACCGACCATTTACGAAGCCGCGGGCATCACGTTTCCGGAAACGGTCGACAGCGTCGCCCAGATTCCTTTGGAAGGCAAGAGCTTGCTGTACAGCTTCAACGACCCCAATGCCCCTGACACTCATACGGTTCAATATTTCGAAATGTTCGGTAACCGCGCCGTCTACAAGGACGGTTGGCTGGCCGGGGCGCGTCACGGATTGCCCTGGGAGTTGCAGGGGCGCAAGGACGATTTCGAGAACGACCGCTGGGAGCTGTACCACGTCGCCGAGGATTTCAGTCAGGCCCATGATCTGGCCGCGCAA containing:
- a CDS encoding MFS transporter, with product MEHSGTSASISRRVRNFMLLAALNGTIIGLVGVAAPLFALSLDASTFEIGMVTGVLPLGIGIMSIPIGMAIDRFGGRRVFAFGSALGGIAFLLVSRAASPGWLIAATVLASPAVPMHFLSIQSDFFHYLNTTSKRKAGWIRATQMGGAVAFGPLLASVLIGFLDYSTLYVLVALSFVLMLPLGAKVLTGHRDAFAWRSSSHGKPVLEQLKALFGHREIAETSLIAFATFGASSFYGAFILIIAIERFDLSEAAAAPLILGQGVSYIAALLFLGGALETLGRHVYYRAAYAVAVLGLVLLGFAERLPALWIGAVLLGLGLGMVAVANVVRQAAVSDLLGRGNVAGAGNPPAALGAWAGAFVGGALGGWIGLQNVFLVFIGSFAVLFWFELPRPTRDKVRASLAGLAVSVPLARRLGVPAEGVERRVSE
- a CDS encoding arylsulfatase; translation: MNRRSERRGLLLAGFFVLHTVAAQETLPKPDPGFQGTIGETRKDSVPAWPAQPVAPKGAPNVVLILLDDAGFGAAATFGGPAATPDLDRLASEGLRYNRFHTTALCSPTRASLLTGRNHHQAGFGVVIETARGYPGYNGYWRKDTVSVAEVLRRNGYSTAAFGKWHNTPAAEVTPVGPYDRWPTHLGFEYFYGFQGGETNQWEPQLYRNTEAVEPRKTPEQGYHLTADLADEAIGWLRKQRSLAPNKPFFLYFATGATHAPLHVPKEWIDKYRGRFDQGWDKLREEIFERQKRLGVIPANAELTPRPKELPAWDSLSPDQKRLYARQMEVYAAFLSHTDYEVGRLLGTVRQTGQWDNTLVLYVVGDNGGSAEGTLDGSIRNIASFFGTRDDVATQLAHIDELGSPLHDNHYAVPWAWATNSPFQWTKQVASHFGGTRNPLVVSWPARIKQPGGLRSQFHHVNDVAPTIYEAAGITFPETVDSVAQIPLEGKSLLYSFNDPNAPDTHTVQYFEMFGNRAVYKDGWLAGARHGLPWELQGRKDDFENDRWELYHVAEDFSQAHDLAAQYPDKLKELQAEFDKEAWRNNVYPLSAGLLDNLHGGDGPSLAKGRTSFTYTVGSVRIPDTSAPRLEGRAHRIVATVDIPPAGAEGVLVAHGGRFGGYSLYLKDGRLVYETNTLGRNRHVLTSTVPVPAGRVELGFEFQPDGNSGKSGIGRLFVNGQSAGEAHLAGIGSLRAALTETFDVGEERGSVVSNAYAAPYRFTGTLEKLTADLQ